Genomic segment of Clostridia bacterium:
TTGGGCCAACTCGTTAAGCCTAGCATCGAAAATCCCAGCTACATCGATAATCTGGTGCATAATCCTATATCCCTTTAATGCTATTGTTCTGCTGTAATATCGATGGGTCTGGCGCTCACGATAGTAGATATGGCATGCTTATAGATCATTTGCTGCTTCCCGTCACTGTCAATGAACACAGTAAAATTATCAAATCCTTGGACAACGCCCTTCAACTGGAACCCGTTAACTAAGTAAACTGTAACTGGGATGCCATCTTTTCGGGCTTGGTTTAAAAAAGAATCCTGTAAACTAGTCAAGCCTTTGCCCATTTTTCTTGCCTCCTGCAATGTGCACTCTGAGACGATGCACGATAAAATCAGAGATTTGTTCAGCCGCCCGCAAGGGATCGTAGCGTTTCTCCAGTTTGAACCATACAATTTCTGGATCCCGCTTAAACCAGGTAAGTTGCCGTTTCGCATAATGTCGCGTATCCCGCTGGATCTCCCTTATTGCTGTCGCCAAATCCTTTTCACCGCTAAGGTAAGCTGTTAGTTGGCGATAGCCCAGGCTCTGGAGGGCAGGCAAATCAGAACCATAGGTTTTTAAAAGGTTAGCCACTTCCTCGACAAAGCCCTGCTCGACCATTTTAATCACCCGGGTATTGATCCGGCGGTAAATTTCATCGCGATCAAGGGTTACTCCTACCTTACATGTCGCATACGGAAGAGCTTCTTGGGTTTTTCTCAATTCCGAGAAGGGAATACCCGTTTTGATATAAACTTCTAATGCCCTGATAATTCTTCGTGCATCGTTGGGGTGAATTCTCTCAGCGCTCTCGGGGTCAACGTGGCGTAACCGATTCCACAAAGGGACGCTTCCGTTCTTGGAAAGCTCTGCCGCAAGGCTTTCTCTTATTTGCGAGACATCGCCGATAGGAGGAAGATGATACCCACCAAGAACTGCCTTGACGTACAACCCCGTTCCTCCTACCAGTATAGGCAAAGCGCCTCGCTGCACAACCTCAGGAATCAGTTTAGTAGCTCGCACTTGGTATTCTTTAACGTTAAAAGAATCATTAGGCATACAGATATCAATTAGGTGGTGAGGAATCGCCTTGCCAGAGGATGCCACTTGGTCCTCTGGCATGGTTTTGTTACTTCCTATGTCCATGCCCTTGTAAACTTGAACGGAATCGGCCGAAAGAATCTCACCGTTGAGTCTGGAAGCTACTTCAACTGCTATCCTTGACTTTCCTACCGCAGTTGG
This window contains:
- the miaA gene encoding tRNA (adenosine(37)-N6)-dimethylallyltransferase MiaA — protein: MWKAVTEEGRAKFPVAALVGPTAVGKSRIAVEVASRLNGEILSADSVQVYKGMDIGSNKTMPEDQVASSGKAIPHHLIDICMPNDSFNVKEYQVRATKLIPEVVQRGALPILVGGTGLYVKAVLGGYHLPPIGDVSQIRESLAAELSKNGSVPLWNRLRHVDPESAERIHPNDARRIIRALEVYIKTGIPFSELRKTQEALPYATCKVGVTLDRDEIYRRINTRVIKMVEQGFVEEVANLLKTYGSDLPALQSLGYRQLTAYLSGEKDLATAIREIQRDTRHYAKRQLTWFKRDPEIVWFKLEKRYDPLRAAEQISDFIVHRLRVHIAGGKKNGQRLD
- the hfq gene encoding RNA chaperone Hfq, translating into MGKGLTSLQDSFLNQARKDGIPVTVYLVNGFQLKGVVQGFDNFTVFIDSDGKQQMIYKHAISTIVSARPIDITAEQ